A window from Melopsittacus undulatus isolate bMelUnd1 chromosome Z, bMelUnd1.mat.Z, whole genome shotgun sequence encodes these proteins:
- the ACAA2 gene encoding 3-ketoacyl-CoA thiolase, mitochondrial, with amino-acid sequence MALLRGVFIVAAKRTPFGTYGGLLKDFTTTDLAEHAARAALAAGKVPPEIINSVVVGSVMQSSADAVYIARHVGLRVGIPVPVPALTVNRLCGSGFQSIANGCQEICLNESEVVLCGGAENMSQAPYAVRNIRFGTRLGADLKLEDTLWAALTDTHVKIPMAITAENLAAKYNITREDCDRYAFKTQQRCKAAQDAGYFNAEMAPIEVKTKKGKESMQKDEHPKPQTTLEQLAKLPTVFKKDGTVTAGNASGVCDGAGAVIIASESALKKHSLTPLARIVAYHSSGCDPSIMGIGPVPAITEVLKKAGLTLKDMDLVEVNEAFAPQYLAVEKVLGLDPEKTNVNGGAIAIGHPLGASGSRITAHLVHELRRRGGKYAVGSACIGGGQGIAIIIENTA; translated from the exons GTGTGTTCATTGTTGCAGCAAAGAGAACTCCTTTTGGGACCTATGGAGGTTTGCTGAAGGACTTCACAACCACTGACCTAGCAGAACATGCTGCTCGAGCTGCACTGGCTGCTGGCAAGGTCCCTCCTGAGATCATCAACAGTGTCGTCGTTGGCAGTGTCATGCAG AGCTCCGCAGATGCAGTTTATATTGCAAGACATGTTGGTCTGCGTGTGGGGATTCCTgtcccagttccagccctcacTGTCAACAGACTTTGTGGCTCTGGTTTCCAATCCATTGCCAATGGATGTCAG GAAATTTGCCTCAATGAATCAGAAGTTGTTCTGTGTGGTGGAGCTGAAAATATGAGCCAAGCACCGTATGCAGTTCGAAACATTcgatttggaactagattagGAGCAGACCTCAAG CTGGAAGACACATTGTGGGCAGCTCTAACAGATACACACGTTAAAATACCCATGGCAATTACAGCTGAAAATCTGGCTGCAAAGTACAACATCACACGAGAGGACTGTGACCGATATGCTTTCAAAACACAACAGAGATGCAAAGCTG CTCAGGATGCTGGTTACTTTAATGCTGAGATGGCACCAATTGAAGTGAAAAccaaaaaggggaaagaaagtaTGCAAAAGGACgagcaccccaaaccccagaCCACTCTGGAACAATTGGCAAAACTCCCAACTGTCTTTAAAAAGGATGGAACAGTCACTGCTGGGAATGCTTCA GGGGTATGCGATGGAGCTGGTGCAGTCATCATTGCCAGTGAATCAGCGCTTAAAAAGCACAGTCTTACTCCTCTGGCAAGAATAGTAGCATATCACTCATCTGGCTGTGATCCTTCCATAATGGGCATTG GTCCTGTACCTGCAATTACTGAGGTTCTGAAGAAAGCAGGATTGACCCTGAAGGACATGGATTTAGTCGAG GTGAATGAGGCATTTGCACCGCAATACCTAGCTGTCGAAAAGGTTTTGGGCCTTGACCCTGAAAAAACCAATGTCAATGGAGGTGCCATTGCGATAGGTCATCCTTTGGGAGCATCAGGCTCACGGATCACAGCTCATCTGGTTCATGAGTTGAG GCGTCGTGGTGGGAAATATGCAGTTGGGTCAGCTTGCATTGGCGGTGGACAAGGTATTGCTATTATCATTGAGAACACAGCCTGA